Proteins encoded by one window of Anaerosalibacter sp. Marseille-P3206:
- the nudC gene encoding NAD(+) diphosphatase, with protein MTKYLRFESSINPIYDESEKDLCLLYNNGKIIVDSRDQEIKLLRGKDLRQLNANLQHIDCIGAFDGANCYKAEVKDDVKLPNGYMEYDLKPLTFLLEEEAFLMAAKGLLLLNWEKTHKYCGVCGYPMEKKKSDTERALICPACGFTTWPRTSPAIIVAVTKGDKLLLAHNKNFPDGMYSVIAGFVELGETFEQCVRREVFEEVGIKIDNIKYFGSQPWPFPNSMMIAYTAEYAGGDIKEDNDEIIHADWFSKEEIPGMYKESKSIGTELIKWFIKTNQ; from the coding sequence ATGACAAAGTATTTAAGATTTGAGTCTTCGATCAATCCAATATATGATGAAAGTGAAAAGGATTTATGCTTACTATACAATAATGGAAAAATAATAGTAGATTCAAGGGATCAAGAGATTAAATTATTAAGAGGAAAAGATTTAAGACAATTGAATGCAAATTTACAACATATAGATTGTATAGGAGCTTTTGATGGAGCTAATTGTTACAAGGCAGAAGTAAAAGATGATGTTAAATTACCTAATGGATATATGGAATATGATTTGAAGCCTTTAACATTTTTATTAGAAGAAGAGGCTTTTCTAATGGCAGCTAAAGGGCTATTGTTACTTAACTGGGAAAAGACTCATAAATACTGTGGTGTTTGTGGATATCCAATGGAAAAGAAAAAAAGCGATACTGAAAGAGCTCTTATTTGTCCTGCTTGTGGGTTTACCACTTGGCCTAGAACATCTCCTGCTATAATTGTAGCAGTTACCAAAGGAGATAAGTTACTTCTAGCACATAACAAAAATTTCCCTGATGGAATGTATAGCGTAATAGCTGGATTTGTAGAACTTGGAGAAACTTTTGAGCAATGTGTAAGAAGAGAAGTGTTTGAGGAAGTAGGAATAAAAATAGACAATATAAAATACTTTGGAAGTCAACCTTGGCCTTTTCCAAATTCAATGATGATTGCTTATACTGCTGAATATGCAGGCGGGGATATAAAAGAAGATAATGATGAAATAATCCATGCTGATTGGTTTAGTAAAGAAGAAATCCCTGGTATGTATAAAGAATCTAAAAGCATAGGTACAGAATTAATAAAATGGTTTATTAAAACTAACCAGTAG
- a CDS encoding DUF4097 domain-containing protein, translating into MNVKKLVAILAGITLVAFGIAFLSYNLSGQQLGLNINHRNKWNNHSGKDFKGLNIDADGSQVKIGFSGIHVKDEDGTEVKISPSGVYVNDGGEVVDISPKGVYVNGEEVDPDEYDDFSWNGDCENINTSKSENITDVKDIVVETSFVDVNFIPDDRSDVKINYIGKINSNHIPKLKTKISGNTLYIYAKNDKLIKPFSVNYSDLKLDIYVPKNYSNNINIVSTSGDIDISKMDFNDLNISTVSGDIDLNDLKFKNAVVNTTSGDLDSLNISSDEFVFNSTSGDIEVKDAIGDMQLNTTSGDIEISYKDYNNDISAKTVSGDLKLILPKSSDFQLDAKTVSGELRCNFPITVEEKQKNTLVGTVGSGKNKIDIGTTSGDLNIYSK; encoded by the coding sequence ATGAACGTAAAAAAACTAGTTGCCATTTTGGCGGGTATAACTCTTGTTGCTTTTGGTATTGCTTTTCTTTCATACAATTTATCTGGGCAACAATTAGGATTAAATATTAATCACAGGAACAAGTGGAATAATCACAGTGGCAAAGATTTTAAAGGACTAAATATAGATGCAGATGGCTCACAAGTAAAAATAGGTTTTAGCGGTATACATGTGAAAGATGAAGATGGTACCGAAGTGAAAATCAGTCCTAGTGGGGTATATGTAAATGACGGAGGTGAAGTTGTAGATATTTCACCAAAGGGAGTATATGTAAACGGAGAAGAAGTGGATCCAGATGAATATGATGATTTTTCATGGAATGGGGATTGTGAAAATATCAATACAAGCAAAAGCGAAAATATAACAGATGTAAAAGATATAGTTGTAGAAACTTCCTTTGTTGATGTAAACTTCATCCCAGATGATCGCAGTGATGTAAAAATTAATTATATTGGCAAAATAAATTCAAACCATATTCCTAAACTTAAAACAAAAATATCTGGGAATACACTCTATATATATGCAAAAAATGACAAATTGATAAAACCATTTAGTGTTAACTATTCTGATTTGAAATTAGATATTTATGTTCCTAAAAACTATAGCAATAATATTAATATTGTATCTACTTCTGGAGATATTGATATATCTAAAATGGATTTTAATGATTTAAATATAAGCACTGTTTCAGGAGATATTGATCTAAATGACTTGAAATTTAAAAATGCAGTTGTGAATACCACTTCTGGAGATTTGGACTCTTTAAATATATCATCTGATGAGTTTGTATTTAATTCTACTTCTGGAGATATTGAAGTAAAAGATGCCATTGGTGATATGCAGTTAAATACAACTTCCGGTGATATCGAAATTTCATATAAGGATTATAACAACGATATTAGTGCAAAGACTGTTTCAGGAGATTTAAAATTAATACTACCTAAAAGTTCAGATTTTCAACTTGATGCCAAAACTGTTTCAGGAGAACTAAGATGTAATTTCCCTATAACTGTAGAAGAAAAACAAAAAAACACTCTCGTAGGAACCGTTGGCTCAGGAAAAAATAAAATAGACATCGGAACAACTTCAGGGGATTTAAATATTTATTCTAAATAG
- a CDS encoding HAAS signaling domain-containing protein yields MTKAEYIQSLRTYLKKLPPDELEDIIYDYEEHFQIGLSKEKTEEEIARELGDPRNIAKMYNVSSKIDEAEQNPSTKNILKAVFSAMALGIFNFIIVLGPFIAIVGLLIGLYGLSIGFVAGGISAIFGTMFVPFSSYQVTFGVNSITSISFGIGLTALGALFFIACIYFTKLLYKGTISYLKWNVDIIKK; encoded by the coding sequence ATGACTAAAGCTGAGTATATTCAAAGCTTAAGGACTTATTTAAAGAAGCTTCCACCAGATGAATTAGAAGATATCATCTATGACTATGAAGAACATTTCCAAATTGGATTATCCAAAGAGAAAACAGAAGAAGAAATAGCAAGGGAATTAGGAGATCCTAGAAACATTGCAAAAATGTACAATGTGTCATCAAAAATTGATGAAGCTGAACAAAATCCATCTACAAAAAATATTCTTAAAGCTGTTTTTTCTGCAATGGCACTTGGTATTTTCAATTTTATAATTGTTCTAGGTCCTTTTATTGCCATTGTAGGTTTACTCATTGGATTATACGGTCTATCCATAGGTTTTGTTGCTGGAGGAATAAGTGCAATATTTGGTACAATGTTTGTTCCATTTTCCTCTTATCAAGTGACTTTTGGCGTTAACTCTATTACATCTATTTCCTTTGGAATAGGGCTTACCGCTTTAGGAGCTTTGTTCTTTATTGCATGTATCTATTTTACAAAACTACTCTACAAAGGTACTATAAGTTATCTTAAGTGGAATGTTGATATTATTAAAAAATAG
- a CDS encoding PadR family transcriptional regulator — translation MNIQFKKGVLELCVLSMLLRRDYYGYELVEYISRYIDISEGTIYPLLRRLKKDGYVTTYLKESQEGPPRKYYEITEEGKKAYEELVTEWNHFIQGVNTIVRREYDD, via the coding sequence ATGAATATACAATTTAAAAAAGGAGTTTTAGAGCTTTGTGTTCTTTCAATGCTTCTTAGAAGAGACTATTATGGCTATGAGCTGGTAGAGTATATATCTAGATATATAGATATATCTGAAGGTACTATATATCCCCTTTTACGAAGACTAAAAAAAGATGGATATGTAACAACTTATTTAAAAGAATCTCAGGAAGGTCCTCCAAGAAAGTATTATGAAATAACTGAAGAAGGCAAAAAAGCTTATGAAGAACTAGTTACTGAATGGAACCATTTTATTCAAGGGGTTAATACAATTGTTAGGAGGGAATATGATGACTAA
- the rodA gene encoding rod shape-determining protein RodA: MLTFRKKILKKFDFALFITVILLCIYGLLMITSATASFENPRFVKVQGISMILGIIAIIFLTAIDYKLLGKFYMPIYIICNLLLVAVLIFGTSTGAGGKNWGSRSWLSIGGITFQPAEFVKVGLIISLSQFIDKNKNSINEPFVLLKILLFAAVPIGLILLQPDFGTAVVFVFFVMVMLFAAGLKLKYFGYAIILGIISLPILWFSLDDFQKNRIFVFLDPEHDTTNAGYQASQVKIAIGSGKIFGRGLFKGVQTQFGFIPEKQTDMIFAVVGEELGLMGGLLLLSLYFIMFYRLIRIARNTKDTFGSVMISGITAMLAVHIWENIGMTIGLMPITGIPLPFMSYGGTFLLMNMICIGIALSVGFHKEGLNF; encoded by the coding sequence ATGTTGACATTTAGAAAAAAAATTCTTAAAAAATTTGATTTTGCACTGTTTATAACCGTAATACTACTTTGTATATATGGACTTTTAATGATAACAAGTGCAACAGCTAGCTTTGAAAATCCTCGTTTTGTTAAAGTTCAAGGAATCTCTATGATTTTAGGCATTATAGCTATTATATTCCTTACTGCAATAGACTATAAGTTATTGGGAAAATTCTATATGCCAATTTATATAATATGCAATCTATTGTTAGTAGCTGTACTGATATTTGGAACAAGCACTGGAGCTGGTGGTAAAAACTGGGGTTCTCGAAGTTGGTTATCTATAGGAGGTATTACTTTTCAACCTGCAGAATTTGTTAAAGTAGGACTAATAATATCTCTTTCACAGTTTATTGATAAAAATAAGAATAGTATCAATGAACCCTTTGTACTACTAAAAATATTATTATTTGCAGCAGTACCTATAGGACTAATACTTCTTCAACCAGACTTTGGAACAGCAGTTGTATTTGTGTTTTTCGTAATGGTCATGTTATTTGCAGCAGGACTTAAACTTAAATACTTTGGATATGCAATCATACTTGGTATTATAAGTTTGCCTATACTTTGGTTTTCACTAGATGATTTTCAGAAAAATAGAATATTCGTGTTTTTAGACCCAGAACACGATACTACAAATGCAGGTTATCAAGCGAGTCAAGTAAAAATCGCTATAGGTTCTGGAAAAATATTTGGAAGAGGATTGTTTAAAGGTGTACAAACCCAATTTGGATTTATCCCCGAAAAGCAAACAGATATGATTTTTGCTGTTGTAGGTGAGGAACTGGGCCTTATGGGTGGACTACTTCTTCTATCACTATATTTCATTATGTTCTATAGACTGATAAGGATTGCAAGAAATACAAAGGATACCTTTGGTTCTGTTATGATTTCAGGAATAACTGCTATGTTAGCAGTTCATATATGGGAAAATATCGGTATGACCATTGGTCTTATGCCAATTACAGGTATACCACTTCCATTTATGAGTTATGGTGGTACATTCTTGCTTATGAATATGATATGTATTGGTATAGCCTTAAGTGTAGGATTCCATAAAGAAGGTTTGAATTTCTGA
- a CDS encoding tRNA lysidine(34) synthetase, giving the protein MKKWYNKLFLNDIRNAVEKYHMIENNDRILVGLSGGKDSIFLLYSLILLRKFSYLDFDLIGVHIDIGIGINMQDVELFCKENNVTFIYESIDIVDKIFDQSKSPCYLCSKMKRGALARIAKQNDINKIAYGHHKTDVTTTFLLNLIYTGKLETFKPNIYNEKHDLKLIRPLIYIDEDIIDKIVKDENLPLGKDKVCPQDNLNKRSEIHEILKEIENKYPDFQDKTIKAIENFDYNNIWK; this is encoded by the coding sequence ATGAAAAAGTGGTACAATAAACTTTTCTTGAATGATATAAGAAATGCAGTAGAAAAATATCATATGATAGAAAACAATGATAGAATACTAGTTGGACTATCTGGTGGAAAAGATAGTATATTTCTATTGTACTCTCTTATACTGTTAAGAAAATTTTCTTATTTAGACTTTGACTTAATAGGTGTTCATATAGATATAGGTATCGGTATTAATATGCAAGATGTAGAGCTCTTTTGCAAAGAAAACAATGTAACTTTTATATATGAATCCATTGATATTGTTGACAAAATATTTGACCAAAGTAAAAGCCCCTGTTACCTTTGTTCTAAGATGAAGAGAGGAGCTTTGGCTAGAATAGCTAAACAAAATGATATAAACAAAATTGCCTATGGTCATCACAAAACAGATGTAACTACAACATTTCTACTAAACCTTATATATACAGGAAAGCTCGAAACATTTAAGCCAAATATTTATAATGAAAAACATGATTTAAAATTAATAAGACCTCTTATTTATATAGATGAAGATATTATTGACAAAATTGTAAAAGATGAAAATTTGCCTTTAGGTAAAGATAAAGTTTGTCCTCAAGACAATTTAAATAAAAGAAGTGAAATTCATGAAATATTGAAAGAAATAGAAAATAAATACCCTGATTTTCAAGATAAAACAATAAAGGCCATAGAAAACTTTGACTACAATAATATTTGGAAGTAG
- the queG gene encoding tRNA epoxyqueuosine(34) reductase QueG: MKLKQFIVEVARKVGIDIIGFTDCNILDNIEDYLLERIEDNRITEFEERDIKKRIDPKKVFPDCNSIIVLGISYNVDFNEYPSYKLKGKISKSSWGEDYHRVVKDKMDKLVYEIEKVVDFKYLSFVDTGPLVDRELAMKAGVGWYGKNCSIINDEYGSFIFIGYILTDLEIESDNSIQSKCGNCERCLKACPTGALEGAYKFNPKKCISYLTQTKERIPYELREKMGISIYGCDVCQLACPKNSEAIKSKSKEFIPKVTKGFVDIEEMLEMSNSEFKEKYGSMAGSWRGKNVLKRNCLIALGNMKNKHNIPLLKKVLLDSSPMVREYAAWAILKTDYNIGVKAVAEVIKVEKDIDVKEEMQRLLKYFHKKIFNVS, translated from the coding sequence ATGAAATTAAAACAATTTATTGTAGAAGTAGCAAGAAAAGTAGGAATAGATATTATAGGTTTTACAGATTGTAATATATTGGATAATATAGAGGATTATCTATTGGAAAGAATTGAAGACAATAGGATAACTGAATTTGAAGAAAGAGATATAAAAAAGAGGATAGATCCTAAAAAGGTATTTCCTGATTGTAATAGTATTATTGTATTAGGTATTTCTTATAATGTTGATTTCAATGAATACCCAAGTTATAAACTCAAAGGGAAAATTTCAAAGTCATCTTGGGGAGAAGATTATCATAGAGTAGTAAAAGACAAGATGGATAAACTTGTATATGAAATAGAAAAAGTAGTTGATTTTAAATATTTGTCTTTTGTAGACACAGGACCACTTGTAGATAGGGAATTGGCAATGAAGGCTGGTGTAGGCTGGTATGGAAAGAATTGCTCAATTATCAATGATGAGTATGGTTCATTTATTTTTATAGGATATATATTGACTGATTTAGAAATAGAAAGTGACAATTCTATACAGAGTAAGTGCGGGAATTGTGAAAGATGTCTAAAAGCTTGCCCTACAGGAGCATTAGAAGGAGCATATAAGTTTAATCCGAAAAAATGTATTTCTTATCTTACCCAAACAAAAGAAAGAATACCATATGAATTACGGGAAAAAATGGGTATTAGTATATATGGTTGTGATGTTTGTCAACTTGCCTGCCCTAAAAATAGCGAAGCAATAAAAAGTAAGTCAAAGGAATTTATTCCTAAGGTCACAAAGGGATTTGTTGATATAGAGGAAATGCTTGAAATGTCAAATAGTGAATTCAAAGAAAAATATGGGTCTATGGCAGGGAGTTGGAGAGGGAAAAATGTTCTAAAGAGGAATTGTTTGATAGCTTTGGGAAATATGAAAAATAAACATAATATTCCACTATTAAAAAAGGTGTTATTAGATTCTAGTCCGATGGTGAGAGAATATGCGGCTTGGGCTATACTTAAAACTGATTATAATATAGGCGTTAAAGCAGTAGCAGAGGTTATAAAAGTGGAAAAAGATATAGATGTAAAAGAAGAAATGCAAAGATTGTTAAAATATTTTCACAAAAAAATATTCAATGTTTCATAA
- a CDS encoding glycine C-acetyltransferase → MGNVHELNYLKEKIQGLKDDGVYRKLPVLNGANEAEVILNGKNVINLSSNNYLGFANHPRLKKAAIEAVEKYGVGSGAVRTIVGNMDIHENLEKVLSEFKREEAAFIYQSGFNCNAGTIQAITEKGDLIISDELNHASIIDGTRLSKADKAIFKHADMDSLESVLKENRDKYRNILIITDGVFSMDGDIAKLPEIVELAEKYEAMTYVDDAHGSGVLGESGRGTVDHFGLHGRVDFSIGTLSKAIGVVGGYVAGSQTMYEWLNHRARPVLFSTSLPPAAVGAITEALTMLMESTEYTDRLWDNAKYFKAKLGTLGFNTGHSETPITPVIIGDEAKTMEFSRKLLENGVFVSAIVFPTVPRGTGRVRCMVTAAHTKEQLDRAVAAFEKVGKEMNILK, encoded by the coding sequence ATGGGAAATGTACATGAATTAAATTATTTAAAAGAAAAAATACAAGGTTTAAAGGATGATGGAGTTTATAGAAAACTTCCTGTTTTAAATGGTGCAAATGAAGCTGAAGTTATACTAAATGGAAAGAATGTTATAAACTTATCATCAAACAACTATTTGGGATTCGCAAATCACCCAAGACTAAAGAAAGCTGCTATTGAAGCAGTAGAAAAATATGGTGTTGGTTCAGGTGCTGTTAGAACTATCGTTGGAAACATGGACATCCATGAAAACTTAGAAAAAGTACTTTCAGAGTTTAAACGTGAAGAAGCAGCATTTATCTATCAATCAGGATTTAATTGTAATGCTGGAACTATCCAAGCTATAACAGAAAAGGGAGATTTAATAATTTCTGATGAACTAAATCACGCTTCTATTATAGATGGAACAAGACTTTCTAAAGCTGACAAAGCTATATTTAAACATGCTGATATGGATAGTCTTGAAAGTGTACTTAAAGAAAATAGAGATAAATACAGAAATATACTTATCATCACTGATGGTGTATTCAGTATGGATGGAGATATTGCAAAATTACCTGAGATAGTAGAATTAGCTGAAAAATATGAAGCTATGACATATGTTGACGATGCTCATGGTTCAGGAGTACTTGGAGAAAGTGGAAGAGGTACAGTTGACCACTTTGGACTACATGGAAGAGTTGACTTCTCAATTGGTACATTATCAAAAGCAATAGGTGTTGTTGGTGGTTATGTAGCAGGAAGCCAAACAATGTATGAATGGTTAAATCATAGAGCTAGACCAGTACTATTCAGTACTTCACTTCCTCCAGCAGCAGTTGGAGCTATAACAGAAGCTCTTACAATGCTTATGGAATCAACTGAATATACTGATAGACTATGGGACAATGCAAAATACTTTAAAGCTAAACTTGGTACATTAGGATTTAACACAGGACATAGTGAAACTCCAATAACTCCAGTAATAATTGGAGATGAAGCAAAGACTATGGAATTCAGTAGAAAGTTACTTGAAAATGGAGTTTTCGTATCAGCTATAGTATTCCCAACAGTACCAAGAGGAACAGGAAGAGTTAGATGTATGGTAACAGCAGCTCATACAAAAGAACAATTAGACAGAGCAGTAGCTGCATTTGAAAAAGTAGGAAAAGAAATGAACATATTAAAATAA
- a CDS encoding DUF503 domain-containing protein, with amino-acid sequence MIIGACTIKLLIYESNSLKEKRHVIKSIIGKIQSRFNVSIAEVDLNDSWKTSVIGFACVTNDTSHANQMVSNVIKFIDKDSRVEIVDYSIEIL; translated from the coding sequence ATGATTATAGGTGCTTGTACAATTAAACTTTTGATATACGAATCAAATTCATTAAAAGAAAAAAGACATGTTATAAAAAGCATAATAGGAAAGATTCAATCTAGATTCAATGTCTCTATTGCTGAAGTAGATTTAAACGATAGCTGGAAGACTTCCGTTATAGGTTTTGCATGTGTTACAAATGATACATCTCATGCCAATCAAATGGTATCAAATGTCATAAAGTTTATTGACAAGGATAGCAGAGTTGAAATTGTAGATTATAGTATTGAAATATTGTAG
- the nth gene encoding endonuclease III has translation MKKTLKKSEISEVLKILEEVYPDAKAELNFSNPFELLIATILSAQCTDVRVNKVTKELFKEYKTPEDYLNLSQEELGEKIRSCGFYNNKSKNILGTCEALVSNYDGQVPNTREELIKLPGVGRKTANVVLSNAFSVDAIAVDTHVFRVSNRIGLSSSGNVLDTEKDLMKNIEKSMWSKAHHLLIFHGRRICKARKPKCEICPIIKYCIYYEENLQ, from the coding sequence GTGAAAAAAACGCTTAAGAAAAGTGAGATAAGTGAAGTTTTAAAAATTCTTGAAGAAGTTTATCCAGATGCAAAGGCTGAATTGAATTTTTCTAATCCCTTTGAACTTTTGATTGCCACTATTCTATCTGCTCAATGTACGGATGTTAGAGTTAATAAAGTAACCAAAGAGCTTTTTAAAGAATATAAAACTCCTGAGGATTACTTAAATTTATCTCAAGAGGAATTAGGAGAGAAAATAAGAAGTTGTGGGTTTTACAATAACAAAAGCAAAAATATTTTAGGTACATGTGAAGCTTTAGTAAGTAATTACGATGGACAAGTTCCTAATACAAGAGAAGAACTGATTAAGCTTCCGGGAGTAGGTAGAAAAACTGCAAATGTAGTACTTAGTAATGCTTTTTCTGTAGATGCAATAGCTGTTGATACTCATGTTTTTAGGGTGTCAAATAGAATAGGTTTATCTAGTAGTGGAAATGTATTAGATACGGAAAAAGATTTAATGAAAAATATTGAAAAATCTATGTGGTCAAAAGCACATCATCTGTTAATATTTCATGGGAGACGAATTTGCAAAGCTAGAAAACCAAAATGTGAAATTTGCCCAATAATCAAATATTGCATATATTACGAAGAAAACTTACAATAA
- a CDS encoding cell division protein FtsA, giving the protein MEISNRVIKEPEKLIFSLDIGTRTVIGIVGEYDDGNFKIIESTIKEHNKRNMYDGQIHDIEGVTKVVKEVKEELEEKLGITLKKVAIAAAGRALKTSRVKIDKEIDITTEITRQMIEALELEAVQKAEEALDVEKTGKDFRYYCIGYSVVNYYLDESFIENLEGHKGEKMSVDLLATFLPQIVVDSLYAVVSRAGLQVANITLEPIAAINVAIKQNLRLLNLALVDIGAGTSDIAITKDGTIVAYAMTSTAGDELTESLAKNFLLDFDSSEKLKVSLNSEEIHEFQDIVGIEHSMSTDEIVSSIEDVIDNLAKEISEKIIEYNGKAPSAVFLIGGSSQIPRLNEYIANYLGLPKERVAIRDVSHIENIFGITDELKGPDIVTPIGIAMEGVNNKYKNFLDIYVNGEELKVFNTDLVKVADILVLIGYNPRKLIPEKGEDFIYYVNGKKEIVSGELGKPAEIYVNGELGSINTKLNDRDYLEIREGTKGNKNIPYLYDCVPFEKMVILDNEEIQLIFDIKVNGMRTNDNIRLKNGDKIEYNEIEDVYDLISYLKLDKNKYSLYKNEEQLDLNYILNNGDVLEIKALANKKSEKNNIRLIINGEEKIIYHNKEKFIFVDIFNYIDFDITKAKGKLILKLNGRDAEYMEQLNHGDEIDIYWEN; this is encoded by the coding sequence ATGGAAATTTCAAATAGAGTTATTAAAGAACCAGAAAAGTTAATATTTTCATTAGACATAGGGACTAGGACAGTAATAGGAATAGTTGGTGAATATGATGATGGGAACTTTAAAATAATTGAAAGTACTATAAAAGAGCACAATAAGAGAAATATGTATGATGGACAAATTCATGATATAGAAGGAGTAACCAAAGTAGTAAAAGAAGTAAAAGAAGAACTAGAAGAAAAATTAGGAATAACTCTGAAAAAAGTCGCTATTGCAGCAGCAGGTAGAGCATTAAAGACTAGTAGAGTAAAGATAGATAAGGAAATTGACATAACAACTGAGATAACTAGACAAATGATTGAAGCTCTTGAACTTGAAGCAGTGCAGAAAGCGGAAGAAGCTTTAGATGTAGAAAAAACTGGAAAGGATTTCAGATACTATTGCATTGGGTATAGTGTAGTTAACTATTATTTAGATGAAAGTTTCATAGAAAATCTTGAAGGCCATAAGGGTGAAAAAATGTCTGTAGACCTTTTAGCTACATTTTTACCTCAAATAGTAGTAGATAGCTTATATGCTGTAGTAAGCAGAGCAGGACTTCAAGTAGCAAATATAACTTTAGAGCCTATTGCTGCTATAAATGTTGCTATCAAACAAAATTTACGACTTTTAAATTTGGCATTAGTAGACATAGGAGCTGGTACATCAGATATTGCTATAACCAAAGATGGAACTATTGTTGCATATGCTATGACTTCAACAGCAGGAGATGAGTTAACAGAATCACTAGCTAAAAACTTCCTATTAGATTTTGATTCTAGTGAAAAATTAAAGGTAAGTTTAAATAGTGAAGAAATTCATGAATTTCAAGATATAGTGGGTATTGAACATAGTATGAGTACTGATGAAATTGTTTCAAGTATAGAAGATGTAATAGATAATTTAGCCAAAGAAATAAGCGAAAAAATCATAGAGTATAATGGAAAAGCTCCAAGTGCAGTATTTTTAATAGGAGGAAGTAGTCAAATTCCTAGACTAAATGAATACATTGCAAACTATTTGGGTCTTCCAAAAGAAAGAGTAGCTATAAGAGATGTATCACATATTGAGAATATATTTGGAATAACAGATGAGCTTAAAGGGCCAGATATAGTTACTCCTATTGGTATTGCAATGGAAGGAGTAAATAACAAATATAAAAATTTTTTAGATATATATGTTAATGGCGAAGAGTTAAAAGTATTTAATACAGATTTGGTAAAAGTAGCAGATATCCTTGTCCTTATTGGATATAATCCACGAAAATTAATCCCTGAAAAAGGTGAAGATTTTATTTATTATGTAAATGGGAAGAAGGAAATTGTTAGTGGAGAATTAGGTAAGCCTGCTGAAATATATGTAAATGGTGAGCTAGGAAGTATAAATACTAAGTTAAATGATAGGGATTATTTAGAAATTAGAGAAGGAACAAAAGGCAATAAAAATATACCATATCTTTATGATTGTGTTCCATTTGAAAAGATGGTAATCTTAGATAATGAAGAAATACAGTTAATATTTGATATAAAAGTAAATGGGATGAGAACCAATGACAATATAAGACTTAAAAATGGGGACAAAATAGAATATAATGAGATTGAAGATGTGTATGATTTGATTAGCTATTTAAAATTAGATAAAAACAAATATTCTCTATATAAAAATGAGGAACAATTGGATTTAAATTATATTCTTAACAATGGAGATGTACTTGAAATAAAGGCCTTAGCTAATAAAAAATCCGAAAAAAACAATATAAGATTAATCATAAATGGTGAAGAAAAAATCATTTATCATAATAAGGAGAAATTTATATTTGTCGATATATTTAATTACATTGATTTTGATATTACAAAAGCTAAAGGAAAACTTATATTGAAATTAAATGGAAGAGATGCTGAATATATGGAACAATTAAACCATGGAGATGAGATAGATATTTATTGGGAGAACTGA